The following are from one region of the Stenotrophomonas lactitubi genome:
- the glmM gene encoding phosphoglucosamine mutase has protein sequence MGSRKYFGTDGIRGRVGQGAISADFVLRLGNALGRVLVAQRGQDGRRPIVVIGKDTRISGYMFEAALEAGLVAAGADVQLLGPMPTPAVAFLTRTLGVDAGIVISASHNPHYDNGIKFFSAQGEKLDDATELALEAALDVPFTTAVSEKLGKASRAREAVGRYIEFCKSSVPRSFDLRGVRLVLDCAHGATYQIAPLLFRELGAEVIGIGAEPNGVNINDGVGSTHIDNLAAKVRETRADLGIAFDGDGDRVLMADDRGNPVDGDDLVYILARAWQAEGRLRGPVVGTLMSNFGLEKALAELQIPFQRSNVGDRYVHQALVEGGGVLGGEASGHLLCLDRATTGDGIVSALQVLVALKQQGKNLREALQPLSKVPQKTVNVRLGDVSAKATVQAESVQAALTEAQQAVSGRGRAFLRPSGTEPVVRVTVEADDATLMQDTLDRLSAAVRTAAAT, from the coding sequence ATGGGGAGCCGCAAGTACTTCGGTACCGACGGCATCCGTGGTCGGGTCGGCCAAGGCGCGATCTCGGCTGATTTCGTGCTGCGCCTGGGCAACGCCCTGGGCCGCGTGCTGGTCGCCCAGCGTGGCCAGGATGGGCGCCGTCCGATCGTGGTGATCGGCAAGGACACGCGGATCTCCGGCTACATGTTCGAAGCCGCGCTGGAAGCCGGGCTGGTCGCTGCGGGTGCTGACGTGCAGCTGCTCGGCCCGATGCCGACCCCGGCCGTTGCCTTCCTCACCCGCACCCTCGGCGTGGATGCGGGCATCGTCATCAGCGCGTCGCACAATCCGCACTACGACAACGGCATCAAGTTCTTCTCCGCCCAGGGCGAGAAGCTCGACGATGCCACCGAGCTGGCGCTGGAAGCTGCACTGGACGTGCCGTTCACCACGGCCGTTTCGGAGAAGCTCGGCAAGGCCTCGCGTGCACGCGAGGCCGTCGGCCGTTACATCGAGTTCTGCAAGTCCAGCGTGCCGCGCTCGTTCGATCTTCGCGGCGTGCGCCTGGTACTCGACTGCGCGCATGGCGCCACCTACCAGATCGCGCCGCTGCTGTTCCGCGAACTGGGGGCGGAGGTCATCGGCATCGGTGCCGAACCCAATGGCGTCAACATCAACGACGGCGTCGGTTCGACCCACATCGACAACCTCGCTGCCAAGGTGCGTGAGACCCGCGCCGACCTGGGCATCGCCTTCGACGGTGATGGTGACCGGGTGTTGATGGCCGATGACCGCGGCAACCCGGTCGACGGCGATGACCTGGTGTACATCCTGGCGCGCGCGTGGCAGGCCGAAGGTCGTCTGCGCGGGCCGGTGGTCGGCACCTTGATGAGCAACTTCGGTCTGGAAAAGGCCTTGGCCGAACTGCAGATTCCGTTCCAGCGCAGCAACGTCGGCGACCGCTACGTGCATCAGGCGCTGGTGGAGGGGGGCGGCGTGCTCGGCGGCGAAGCGTCCGGCCATCTGCTGTGCCTGGACCGGGCCACCACCGGTGACGGCATCGTCAGTGCCCTGCAGGTGCTGGTGGCGCTGAAGCAGCAGGGAAAGAACCTGCGCGAAGCGCTGCAGCCGTTGTCCAAGGTGCCGCAGAAGACGGTCAACGTGCGCCTCGGCGATGTCTCGGCCAAGGCCACCGTGCAGGCCGAGAGCGTGCAGGCTGCGCTGACCGAAGCGCAGCAGGCGGTATCCGGTCGCGGGCGTGCCTTCCTGCGTCCCTCCGGCACCGAGCCGGTGGTGCGGGTCACGGTCGAGGCCGATGACGCGACGTTGATGCAGGACACCCTGGATCGGCTTTCGGCGGCGGTCAGGACAGCGGCTGCGACCTGA
- the accD gene encoding acetyl-CoA carboxylase, carboxyltransferase subunit beta, with protein MSWLSKLMPSGIRTDNTPSKKRSVPEGLWEKCSNCGSALYRPELEENLEVCPKCGHHMAIRARARLAALFDADSTTEIAARLGPTDLLKFKDQKKYGERIKIAQKNTGEYDALIAMRGLLKGRPLVASSFDFAFMGGSMGSVVGERFALAAETAAEIGAPYVCFSASGGARMQEGLFSLMQMAKTSAALGKLREAGQPYISVLTHPTTGGVSASFAMLGDINIAEPRALIGFAGPRVIEQTVREKLPEGFQRSEFLLEHGAIDQICDRRELRDRLADLLAMLRREPAPEEV; from the coding sequence ATGAGTTGGCTCAGCAAGTTGATGCCGTCTGGCATCCGCACCGACAACACCCCCAGCAAGAAGCGCAGCGTCCCCGAGGGCCTGTGGGAAAAGTGCAGCAACTGCGGCAGTGCGTTGTACCGTCCGGAGCTGGAAGAGAATCTGGAGGTCTGCCCGAAGTGCGGCCACCATATGGCCATCCGTGCGCGTGCGCGCCTGGCCGCGCTGTTCGACGCCGACAGCACCACCGAGATCGCTGCCCGCCTGGGGCCGACCGACCTGCTGAAGTTCAAGGACCAGAAAAAGTACGGCGAGCGCATCAAGATCGCGCAGAAGAACACCGGTGAATACGACGCGCTGATTGCCATGCGCGGCCTGCTCAAGGGCCGTCCCCTGGTGGCCTCGTCCTTCGATTTCGCCTTCATGGGTGGCTCGATGGGTTCGGTGGTCGGCGAGCGTTTCGCCCTCGCCGCCGAGACCGCCGCCGAGATCGGCGCACCGTACGTGTGCTTCTCCGCCAGCGGTGGCGCGCGCATGCAGGAAGGCCTGTTCTCGCTGATGCAGATGGCCAAGACCTCGGCCGCGCTGGGCAAACTGCGTGAAGCCGGACAGCCGTACATTTCGGTGCTGACCCACCCGACCACCGGTGGTGTGTCGGCGTCGTTCGCGATGCTGGGCGACATCAACATCGCCGAACCGCGCGCACTGATCGGCTTCGCCGGCCCGCGCGTGATCGAGCAGACCGTGCGCGAGAAGCTGCCGGAAGGGTTCCAGCGTTCGGAGTTCCTGCTCGAACACGGTGCCATCGACCAGATCTGCGACCGCCGTGAACTGCGCGACCGCCTGGCCGACCTGCTGGCGATGCTGCGCCGCGAGCCGGCACCGGAGGAGGTTTGA
- the trpA gene encoding tryptophan synthase subunit alpha, protein MSVSRLDACFLRLRQQQRKALIPFITAGDPSLEATVPVMHALVGAGADVIELGVPFSDPMADGPTIQRSSERALGRGAGTRYVLQAVAQFREQDVQTPVVLMGYLNPVEIHGYVAFANAAVAAGVDGVLLVDLPPEEAGEAQQAFDAAGLALVLLASPTTSEARADKLLALARGYLYYVSFAGVTGASERLDSDAASARLQALRAKASVPVVAGFGIKDAASAAAMARQADGVVVGSALVAVLAEAATAEDAAQRAAAFLAPLRQALDA, encoded by the coding sequence ATGTCCGTATCCCGACTCGATGCCTGTTTCCTGCGCCTGCGCCAGCAGCAGCGCAAGGCCCTGATCCCCTTCATCACCGCCGGTGATCCGTCCCTGGAAGCCACGGTGCCGGTCATGCACGCGCTGGTCGGGGCCGGTGCCGATGTGATCGAACTGGGCGTGCCGTTCTCCGATCCGATGGCCGATGGCCCGACCATCCAGCGCAGCTCCGAGCGCGCGCTGGGCCGCGGCGCAGGCACCCGCTATGTGCTGCAGGCGGTGGCGCAGTTCCGTGAGCAGGATGTGCAGACGCCAGTAGTGCTGATGGGCTATCTCAACCCGGTGGAGATCCACGGTTACGTGGCGTTCGCCAACGCGGCGGTGGCCGCTGGCGTGGACGGCGTGCTGCTGGTCGACCTGCCACCGGAAGAAGCCGGCGAAGCCCAGCAGGCCTTCGACGCTGCGGGTCTGGCGCTGGTTCTGCTCGCATCGCCGACCACCAGCGAGGCGCGCGCCGACAAGCTGCTGGCGCTGGCCCGCGGCTATCTCTACTACGTCAGCTTTGCCGGTGTCACCGGCGCCTCCGAACGACTGGACAGCGACGCGGCCAGTGCACGTCTGCAGGCGCTGCGGGCCAAGGCCAGCGTGCCGGTGGTGGCTGGGTTCGGCATCAAGGACGCAGCCAGTGCGGCGGCCATGGCCCGCCAGGCCGATGGCGTGGTTGTCGGCAGCGCGCTGGTGGCGGTGCTGGCCGAAGCGGCTACTGCCGAGGATGCAGCGCAGCGCGCCGCTGCGTTCCTGGCCCCGCTGCGGCAGGCGCTCGACGCGTAA
- the trpB gene encoding tryptophan synthase subunit beta, producing MPASPIADFHAFPDAQGHFGRYGGSFVAETLVGPLQELAQAYDQARQDPAFQLAYDRDLAHYVGRPSPIYHAERLSDHVGGAQILLKREDLNHTGAHKINNTIGQALLAARMGKKRIIAETGAGQHGVASATVAARLGLECVVYMGATDIERQKINVYRMKLLGATVVPVTSGSATLKDALNEAMRDWVTNVQDTFYIIGTVAGPDPYPRMVRDFNAIVGREAREQMLAEYGRLPDAITACVGGGSNAIGLFHAFLNDREVEIVGAEAAGDGIHTGRHAASIAAGRPGVLHGNRTYVLCDDDGQIIETHSVSAGLDYPGVGPEHAFLADSGRARYLGITDEEALQAFHLLAHTEGILPALESSHALAQAMKLARGRPRDQIVLCNLSGRGDKDVHTIAAREGLVL from the coding sequence ATGCCTGCCTCTCCCATTGCCGATTTCCACGCATTCCCTGACGCCCAGGGCCACTTCGGCCGTTACGGTGGCAGCTTCGTCGCCGAAACCCTGGTCGGCCCGCTGCAGGAACTGGCCCAGGCCTATGACCAGGCCCGTCAGGACCCGGCGTTCCAGCTGGCCTATGACCGCGATCTGGCCCATTACGTGGGCCGGCCAAGCCCGATCTACCATGCTGAACGCCTCAGCGACCACGTCGGCGGCGCGCAGATCCTGCTCAAGCGTGAGGACCTGAACCACACCGGCGCGCACAAGATCAACAACACCATCGGCCAGGCGCTGCTGGCTGCACGGATGGGCAAGAAGCGCATCATCGCCGAGACCGGCGCCGGCCAGCATGGCGTGGCCAGTGCCACCGTCGCCGCGCGGCTGGGCCTGGAGTGCGTGGTGTACATGGGCGCCACCGACATCGAGCGGCAGAAGATCAACGTCTACCGCATGAAGCTGCTCGGTGCGACGGTGGTGCCGGTGACCTCCGGCTCGGCCACCCTGAAGGACGCCCTCAACGAGGCAATGCGCGACTGGGTCACCAACGTGCAGGACACCTTCTACATCATCGGTACGGTTGCCGGTCCGGACCCGTACCCGCGCATGGTGCGCGACTTCAACGCCATCGTCGGCCGTGAGGCGCGCGAGCAGATGCTGGCCGAGTACGGTCGCCTGCCCGATGCGATCACCGCCTGCGTCGGCGGCGGCAGCAATGCGATCGGCTTGTTCCATGCCTTCCTCAACGACCGCGAGGTCGAGATTGTCGGCGCTGAAGCCGCCGGCGATGGCATCCACACCGGACGCCACGCAGCCTCCATCGCCGCCGGCCGTCCGGGCGTGCTGCACGGCAACCGCACCTATGTGCTGTGCGACGACGACGGCCAGATCATCGAGACCCATTCGGTATCGGCCGGCCTGGACTACCCGGGCGTCGGCCCTGAGCACGCGTTCCTGGCCGACAGCGGCCGCGCGCGTTACCTCGGCATCACCGACGAAGAGGCGTTGCAGGCCTTCCACCTGCTGGCCCACACCGAAGGCATCCTGCCGGCGCTGGAGTCCAGCCACGCGCTGGCACAGGCGATGAAACTTGCGCGCGGGCGTCCGCGCGACCAGATCGTGCTGTGCAACCTCTCCGGCCGCGGCGACAAGGACGTGCATACCATCGCTGCGCGCGAAGGCCTGGTGCTGTGA
- a CDS encoding LysR family transcriptional regulator: MSTSLLPPLNALRAFEATARLGGVGRAAQALHVTHGAISRQLKLLEDHLGLALFQRAGRGLRLTAAGTRLQEACSDAFSGIEDCVRALQRPAASPALVLGCSGSVLARWMIPRLPALQAALPGVHLQWSALDGSFTETQATLDAVLLLAQGPWPRGWQVRELAPERVGVVVAPSHPAAHRLRHVPPSALLQETLLHTSSRPQAWPAWAQAHDLDPGQLQLGTGFEHLYYLLEAAVAGLGPAIAPEPLVAEDLAAGRLLAPWGFAATGGFWVLARPDGPVDARVDALADWVVGQLR, encoded by the coding sequence ATGAGCACGTCACTGCTGCCGCCGCTGAATGCCCTGCGGGCATTCGAGGCCACCGCACGCCTGGGCGGCGTTGGCCGCGCTGCACAGGCCCTGCATGTGACCCATGGCGCGATCAGCCGCCAGCTGAAGCTGCTGGAAGACCATCTGGGCCTGGCCCTGTTCCAGCGTGCAGGCCGCGGCCTGCGCCTCACCGCCGCCGGCACCCGCCTGCAGGAAGCCTGCAGCGATGCCTTCAGCGGGATCGAGGACTGCGTGCGCGCATTGCAGCGGCCAGCGGCTTCGCCGGCGCTGGTGCTGGGGTGCAGCGGCAGCGTGCTGGCGCGCTGGATGATTCCGCGGCTGCCGGCCCTGCAGGCGGCCCTGCCCGGCGTGCACCTGCAGTGGTCGGCCCTGGATGGCAGCTTCACCGAGACGCAGGCCACTCTGGATGCGGTGCTGCTGCTGGCGCAGGGGCCGTGGCCGCGCGGCTGGCAGGTACGCGAATTGGCACCGGAACGGGTGGGCGTGGTGGTGGCGCCCTCGCACCCGGCGGCGCATCGGCTGCGCCATGTACCGCCGTCGGCCCTGCTGCAGGAAACGCTGTTGCATACCAGTTCGCGGCCGCAGGCGTGGCCGGCGTGGGCGCAGGCACATGATCTGGATCCAGGCCAGCTGCAACTGGGCACCGGCTTCGAACACCTGTACTACCTGCTGGAAGCGGCGGTGGCGGGACTGGGCCCGGCGATCGCGCCCGAGCCGCTGGTGGCAGAGGATCTGGCCGCGGGGCGGCTGCTGGCACCGTGGGGGTTTGCCGCGACCGGCGGATTCTGGGTGCTGGCGCGGCCGGACGGTCCTGTCGATGCGCGCGTGGACGCGCTGGCGGACTGGGTGGTTGGGCAGTTGCGTTGA
- a CDS encoding toxic anion resistance protein, with translation MTQDSQNSGTLVPATTPAPELDDSTLKALGLVRDDLPRIAEIGRELEDLRPGNLQVFGREAAARTTAFSSQLLDQVRNRDLDANGEKLGEVVRIARELKLDGFSQRSKVPLIGGLIDRLRSSKGELVQKFSDTNSQIEQLLGDVGAQQALMGKRVTDFDRMHDIVREERHALGLYAAAGKQRLTQLQSEQLLGQGSEDPQQRIRQSEIDNAIRLIEKRVSDLQLMQHAADQSLPMIRLIQANALQLIEKFNTVRDITIPSWKRQFAIQLSLGEQKNAAELANAIDDATNELMRRNADLMRQASVDTARSNQRGVIDVATLRHVHDQLIATVEEVRSIHREGMQQRQQAEVELSRLREDLQQRLAAPTAP, from the coding sequence ATGACCCAGGACAGCCAGAACTCCGGCACGCTCGTGCCCGCCACCACGCCTGCTCCGGAACTTGATGACAGCACGTTGAAGGCCCTCGGCCTGGTCCGCGACGACCTGCCGCGCATCGCCGAAATCGGCCGCGAGCTGGAAGATCTGCGCCCAGGCAACCTGCAGGTGTTCGGCCGTGAAGCCGCCGCACGGACGACGGCCTTCTCCAGCCAGTTGCTGGACCAGGTGCGCAATCGTGACCTCGACGCCAACGGCGAGAAGCTCGGCGAAGTGGTACGCATCGCGCGCGAGCTCAAGCTGGATGGTTTTTCCCAACGCTCGAAGGTGCCGCTGATCGGTGGCCTGATCGATCGCCTGCGCTCCTCCAAGGGCGAACTGGTGCAGAAGTTCAGCGATACCAATTCGCAGATCGAACAGCTGCTCGGCGACGTCGGCGCGCAGCAGGCACTGATGGGCAAGCGGGTGACCGATTTCGACCGCATGCATGACATCGTCCGCGAGGAACGTCACGCCCTGGGCCTGTATGCCGCCGCCGGCAAGCAACGCCTGACCCAGCTGCAGTCCGAGCAATTGCTGGGGCAGGGCAGTGAAGACCCGCAGCAGCGCATCCGTCAGAGCGAGATCGACAATGCGATCCGCCTGATCGAGAAGCGCGTCTCCGACCTGCAGCTGATGCAGCACGCGGCTGACCAGTCGTTGCCGATGATCCGCCTGATCCAGGCCAATGCGCTGCAGCTGATCGAGAAGTTCAACACCGTCCGCGACATCACCATCCCATCGTGGAAGCGCCAGTTCGCGATCCAGTTGTCGCTGGGCGAGCAGAAGAACGCGGCCGAACTGGCCAATGCGATCGATGATGCGACCAACGAGCTGATGCGACGCAATGCAGACCTGATGCGCCAGGCTTCGGTGGACACTGCACGCAGCAACCAGCGCGGCGTGATCGACGTGGCCACGTTGCGGCATGTGCACGATCAGCTGATCGCCACGGTCGAAGAGGTGCGCAGCATCCATCGCGAGGGCATGCAGCAGCGTCAGCAGGCCGAAGTCGAGTTGTCGCGCCTGCGCGAGGATCTGCAGCAACGCCTGGCGGCGCCGACGGCACCTTGA